A window of Rosa rugosa chromosome 7, drRosRugo1.1, whole genome shotgun sequence genomic DNA:
AAAATCTCTCAATCAATCACACCCATTACCTGAGCCTTAGTCGAACAAAGCTTGCCATCAATTACACCCAAGACTGAATCATAAAAACCATGGCCAATTCAGAATTGTATTGTAAAACAATTAATTGTTTTTAAAGATTGGGAAGCACACTAGAAACATTTCGGAAACCCAGATTCCAATTCAAGCTCAGATCTTACATGCAACAATCTCAAACTCTTCACCATAATCACCAACCACAAGTAGCTTTACATGAGAGTATCAAGACTTGGACTTTGATTACAGTTGAGGTGGGATGAGATTGGAATCGAATTGGGGAAGAAAACCAAGAAAAGCAAAGGGGGAAGAAACCCAGAAAGATAAGAAGAGGTTTGGAATTTTATGATTTGGGTGTGTATGGATTCTCTCTATCTTGACTGAAACTTGAAGAAGATGGTTCAAAGTTGAAgtggggaaagagagagaggttcTTGTTGCTGCTGACACTCAAAGATTAAtggaaatgaagaagaagaaagaagaactgaTAAGTGACGATGAatatttctataaaaaaaaaaatatatatatatatatatttcttttgttttttttattatatgaaaaaagaagaattaagaaaaaaaagaataaggGGTAAATCAGTCATTTTAAGTTTAAAATTGCCAGCTGTCAACTTCCGTAACGGACGTAACGGCTTTAGGTACCAATCTTCGGTCGGGCTGAGAAcctcaggtaccaaagtgatattttttgaagtttaggtaccaaaagttataaggaggaaaagttcgggtaccgtACGGACAATTTTCCCAAATCAAAATAGACCTTGAATCTTAAAGCAAAATATAAATACATTTCAAAAGATTATACTATATGTATACAGTACACATTTCTAATATTTCTTTACATTGAAAAGTGTTATTGTGTTcttaaaaacttacttggttgTGAGGCTTGTAAACTATTGTTAGAAGTAATTTAGTAGTTAAGGATTATATATTCTATCTATAGTAAaagttgaaaaatgaaaaactaaATTGAAAAAACTGTATAACGGAGAAGTTTGATCACCTGGCTGGCTCGGCCAGTTGGCCCAGTTGTATTTTACTATATGGCAGTAACTAATTTCTCACAAATAATCACTGGTTCTTTTTTTCTAGAAAAgaagttcaagaaagcaaaacAATTAAGTGGTTTTTAGTTAcaagttacaacttacaatagTGTAATACGTACCACCCTcaagcaaaagaaaattaaaggaGCAGAAGAACGAAACAAAAACTAAACATTGCAGTTCCATTTTTTCCTCCGCTTGCTTATAACTAAAAACTTATACCTCtcatatatattcttttgtaatTCGTAGAGTTTTCATGCAAGCTTCTGGCAACAACCTCCATCAACAAGGAGGCATAGAAGTTTCTTCACCGAACACAATGACGATACGAAGCTGTAGAGTCCTCTTGATTGCTCTTGTTTCCATGGTGATCTCAGCCGGGGCGACGATAGCCCATTCCAAAGGCCATGTAGGGAATCAAACGCTTCAACATGGGCCTGTGACATACGATGGCAGGTCACTGATTATCAACGGAAAGCGAGAGCTTCTGTTTTCGGGTTCAATCCACTACACCCGAAGCACCCCAGAAATGTGGCCTGATCTTCTCCGAAAGGCCAAACAGGGCGGCTTGAATGTGATTCAGACCTATGTGTTCTGGAACATTCATGAGCCTGTGCAAGGTCAGTGCAATTTCAAAGGGAACTATGATTTGGTGAAGTTCATAAAACTAGTTCAGAAGCATGGAATGTATGTGACACTTAGAGTAGGGCCATTCATCCAAGCCGAATGGAACCACGGAGGACTCCCATATTGGCTCAGAGAAGTCCCGAATCTCCTATTCCGTACTGACAACGCACCGTACAAGTACTACATGAAGAAGTATGTGACCATGATTGTGAAAAGGATGAGGGAGGCGAAGCTATTTAGTCCACAGGGAGGTCCCATTATATTAGCACAAATTGAAAACGAGTACAATCATATCCAACTGGCGTATAAAGAGATGGGATACAGTTACGTCCGATGGGCAGCGAACATGGCGGTGAAGCAGGACGCCGGAGTACCATGGATCATGTGCAAGCAGATGGACGCTCCGGATCCGGTGATCAATACTTGTAACGGAAGGCATTGTGGTGATACTTTCCAAGGGCCTAATAAGCCTAACAAGCCTGCTCTATGGACCGAAAACTGGACTGCTCAATACCGAGTATTTGGTGACCCTCCTTCCCAGAGGCCAGTGGAAGACATTGCATTTTCGGTTGCTCGTTTTGTTTCGAAAAATGGGGTTCTAACAAACTATTACATGTACCATGGAGGGACTAATTTTGGCAGAACAAGCGCCATTTTCACGACGACTCGCTACTATGACGAGGCTCCCGTTGACGAATATGGTCTGCCTAGAGACCCTAAATGGAGTCACCTTAGGGACTTACACAAGGCTTTGAAACTATGTAAGAAGCCTTTGCTTTGGGGAGTTTCTGGAGTCCAGAAGCTAGGCAAGGACACCGAGGCTCGTTTCTATGAGTTGAAGGACAACTCTACAATCTGTGCTGCCTTCTTGGCCAACAATAACTCTAGAACTGAAGCAATTGTTAATTGGCGAGGTCAGGAATACTACTTGCCGCCTCATTCGATTAGCATTCTCCCCGATTGCAGGACTGTCGTCTTCAATACTCAAACAATTGTGTCGCAACACAACGCGAGGAACTTTGTTAGATCAAAGGTTGCCAATaatttgaaatggaagaagTCTCAGGAACCAATTCCAAGCATCGTTCAAGTTCCTATCAATAGCAAGACACCTCTAGAGCTTTACAACTTGTTAAAAGATGTTTCAGACTACGCATGGTACACCACCACCCTTCGGTTGAGCAGGCGTGACTTGCCCATGAAGGCAACTATTAAACCAGTTCTACGAATTGCAAATCTCGGTCATGCAATGCTTGTGTTTGTTAATGGCAAATATGTTGGTTCGGGACATGGGAGCCACGACGAGAAGAGCTTCATCTTCCAGAAAACGGTTAGCTTTACGGAGGGCGTCAACGAAATAGGACTATTTGCCATGACAGTGGGGCTCCCAGACAGCGGAGCCTACATGGAGCACAGGTACGCAGGGCCTCGAGAGATTATAGTTCTAGGGCTGAACACAGGAACCCTAGATCTCTCACAAAATGGGTGGGGACATCATATTGGTCTGAACGGAGAAAAAGTAAAACTGTTCACCGAGGAGGGATCCAAACAAGTTCAATGGAGCAATACAAAAGGAGCAGCTCAGGCACTAACATGGTACAAGACATATTTTGATGCTCCAGAAGGACGTGACCCGGTTGCAATCCGAATGACAGGCATGGGAAAAGGaatgatttgggtaaatggccAAAGTATTGGTCGACACTGGATGTCCTTCCTTTCTCCACTCGGGCAACCTACTCAATCAGAATACCATATCCCGAGATCCTTCATTAAACCTAAACAAAATTTTCTTGTTGTATTGGAAGAGGAGCCGATGAAGCCTGATGACATTGAGATCCTAACAGTCAACAGGGACACAATCTGTAGCTTCATTACTGAGTATCATCCACCAAACGTAAAGTCGTGGGAAAGAAAAAATAGCCATTTTCGACCAGTGTTGGATGTTGTCAGAACTTCGACGGAGCTCAAGTGCCCGAACTACAAAAAGATTGTTGCTGTTGAGTTTGCAAGCTTTGGTGATCCAACTGGGGTATGTGGAAGCTATGTCTTGGGTAACTGCAACTCCCCTGTATCCAAAGAGATTGTAGAACAACATTGCTTGGGAAAATCTAGCTGCGTAGTCCCGATTGACGACAAGCTTTTCTTTAAGAAAAATGATGCGTGCCCAGATATCAAGAAGACACTTGCTGCTCAAGTAAAGTGTGCTTATTAGAGAGTGTTCGATGTGACAAATATTAATGATTTGGGTGATCCTCATTGTTTATATTAGCTTAAAATATCTACCAATTGTGATGGTTAAAATGACCAATTGTGCTTAAAGATCGATATTTATTCTTCATTGTGCGTGGTATGCAGACTGCCTAGGTAGGCACAGGCAGGCACGTGCACGGCAAGTGATgacaccctaaaccctaaacacaTGACCACACATCCCATCTGCATAGCATGCAGGGCTGTAGAGCAGAATATTCAAAACCGTTATTTTTGCACCCCACCCCAAATACAATAGTGTATAGGGAGAATTCCATAAATGGTCACTTAATTataactcattcgacactttggtcactgaagtttcaaatatatcactttgatcactcaactattatactctcaatcactttagtcacccaatgagtattttttttaatgaaaaaaaattaacaaagtgactaaagtgattgagtgtaatagttgagtgaccaaagtgatatatttgaaacttcagtgaccaaaatgtcgaatgagtcataattgagtgaccatttgtgaaattttccctagtGTATATATTAACTTGCATGCATTAAGAGCAAAACAGTATAATAAACATAACCAAACCGATAAATATAATAATTAAGACCCCACCAAGTTGCCCATTGGctaatttattttattcttttatttctaagtttttttatttattcgtTTATTTTAGGGTGATAGtatctgaacttcaattttgatcacaattAGTACTTAaaattttgatttcatttcaaATGATACCTATCACTAACTTCTATTAATGTTCCGTTAAAAACTGACATGTGCAAAACACATGACCTATATTCAATAGTAGTTTGAcaaaaatacccatttaaataattttgtttACTAAAAAGATCCTAAATAATAGTTTggtcaattaatatgttaataaaatataagttcaattaaaaatagaTATTAAAATGTGTCTCTACCctcttatgaaaataaaaatttaaaacaagatctcatcaaaaattaatttgttttatagatacaCACAAAACATTTCAAGTAAAACTATAAAACATTTTTCAatagaggctgacctcttctacctcaaaaaaaataaaacttttttttttggataaactATAAAACATTAAAACCAAAAGTTTACCAAAACTTGcgtaatttttcttttgggtggttctagttggacctccaacttttttaaGTTATTAATGgactttgtcaagtcatatgaaaagacaaataaggacatagtgagaaaaatgaaaaaaaaaataatgttacTTTTCTTACCTctccaaatataacattcaattaaattggttttttctttttctggaatTTCCTGATATTaccatatagttttataatttacctaaaacaactaagtaaaaataataatttctatatatagcccatcatttaatacaaaagtaaattcaaaacaatctgatttgaaattttcttaaactaaattaattgaatattatgatatagttattactcaatcttccaacccaaaacctttggaatccttcttttagcaaattcaaagggatttgagcaacatatcaagatcaagaatcaacgctttgattaattttggtggaggcgagacatactcataagagagcaatatcgtgtgattttgattcattcttattcttgtggttgaagatagagataaacaTTAAAAAGTAGATTAACAGAttattgtatctcatgttcaagggtgttttagtaaaaataaggagatctacttagcttttcaagtattctaaaaagtaaattagaggtgtactaagtataggaggtctaaatagcaaatttagaggtccaaccAGAACcaccattttctttttcttatcattcatatttttaattgcaattgaaagtttttttatttattattatctcattttttatagccacaatataagtgaaaataagtgatattacaaaaaaaaaaaaaaaaggaaaaagaaaagtaatTTTACAAGCTTATCATTGAAAAATGAGTCACATGTTAGTTTTCAACGGAACATTAACGGAAGTTAATGATAGGTACCGtttgaaatgaaatcgaaaagttcaagtactggttgtgatcaaaatagAAGTTCAGGTACTATGGATAAGAAAGATGATAAGTTCAAATACCATTTATGATAATAACCCTTTATTTTACTTAAGAACATGTAATGCAAAAACACTAAATAGGCGAGAATATTCTCACTTCTAAGAGCGCGGCCATCCGGACGCACAAAGActatataattgaataaaatgTAAGAGCATACAATGCAAGAAGACTAAATAGGCAAAAACATTCTCGCATGCTGATAACCCCTCCAAGTCATATAGTTTACATGATTTGGAGGGGTCATTAATCTATTCTTGTAGCACTTAATTTTTGAAGAATTGAAATGTCTACCCAATCATATTTCAGCCATGTGGAAGCTTAGAGGGCCATGATCGACCATCTCAAGCAACAATGAGACTCTGCCATTGAGCGTAGTTTTCTGCATGAAGAATAATAAATGAGATTAACAATCACATGGCGCATCAAAAATTTAGTGAAGTTTAAATTGTGATTCACACAAAACAGGGGGCAATAGCTAATAGTTCTTTTTGCAAGGATTTATACTTCTTTTGCTCGGggtctaaaaagtaaaaaagaagtTGAAATGCCAAGAAACCCAATTATTTAGAGCACAAAAGGGATACATATGttataatataatttttattttttaatatgcTTTCACGACTGATGCTCAGTCTTGTTGGACTACTAAACTAGATTGAGAATCACTTGATCGTCATAAATCTAGTGAATATTGTATATTGCTCTTGCATATCTAAGAGTCATGCTATAGTGCACCACTTTTTGGCGAGAATTGACGCTTCTTTTGCTTGGGGACTAAAAAAGAAGTCAATATGCCAAGAATTTATTTTGAGCATGAAAGGAATACTTACATTTTTATTGAAGCAAAAAGTAAAAATTAGaaccaaaaatatatatatcatttgcGACGACATGATCTTTCTAtaatataattttattttttttataaaattaaGGGGAACTTCATTATACACCCAAATTGTCATTCATTTATTAGATTAAACTCACCCCTAAGGTTCTTTTAATATATATACACTCAAATCTAATAACTAGGTttatctccaaaaaaaaaaataactattAACTAACATAAATAATAAAACTTGTTTTTGTTAAAAATTACTGAAGATGCCACAAAGCCCAAACATATTGCAGATAAAATTGTCGCCCATAGACATCGCCCAGAACATAACCAGACCCTTTATTGAAGCAATCGAAATCAATACTTGGATAGGAGGTTATGTAATCTCCACATTTAATATTGCTCtgtaatctccacattcaaaGCGTCACCAATATCACTGAAATTATGCGATTTTGTTGTAtttaatttcaaattcaaattggaATATAAATGGATCGCACAATTAGAGGTTGATGGGTTGCCTTTGTTTGGCTCCACATCCCTTTAATTAGAATGGTACGGTGGATGAGCTTTTTGTTTGCTTCTTGTTCAATAGGTATATATGTATCATTTGGTTAATTTTTCCTCAAGAGGTACTTATGTTTTGGTTCTTGTTCAATAGATATGTATAGTATGCATTTGGTTAATTCATCCTCAAGAGGTATTTGTTTTTTGGTTCTTGTTCAATAGGTATGTGTAGTATCACTAGTATGCATTTAATTCTTCCTCAAGAGGTATTTGTGTTTTGAATTTTAGTGTTTATGTTGTTCAATAGGTATGTGCCATTTGGTTAATTCTTCCTCAAAATGTATTcgtcactacaccaaaaaacgAAACAGACGACGGGTAAAATTCGTTGTCTGATTTGGAGGATcaccgttgtgtatcggagcgttgtgtgttTAAAATTTGCACAACGGTGCTGCACCGTTGTATGATATACAAACAGTCGACATATTTTTGTTATCACCGTTGTGTCTTCTCTCGACAGATGCCAGGCACAGCTGCCACACAGCATGGCAGGT
This region includes:
- the LOC133720068 gene encoding beta-galactosidase 13-like: MTIRSCRVLLIALVSMVISAGATIAHSKGHVGNQTLQHGPVTYDGRSLIINGKRELLFSGSIHYTRSTPEMWPDLLRKAKQGGLNVIQTYVFWNIHEPVQGQCNFKGNYDLVKFIKLVQKHGMYVTLRVGPFIQAEWNHGGLPYWLREVPNLLFRTDNAPYKYYMKKYVTMIVKRMREAKLFSPQGGPIILAQIENEYNHIQLAYKEMGYSYVRWAANMAVKQDAGVPWIMCKQMDAPDPVINTCNGRHCGDTFQGPNKPNKPALWTENWTAQYRVFGDPPSQRPVEDIAFSVARFVSKNGVLTNYYMYHGGTNFGRTSAIFTTTRYYDEAPVDEYGLPRDPKWSHLRDLHKALKLCKKPLLWGVSGVQKLGKDTEARFYELKDNSTICAAFLANNNSRTEAIVNWRGQEYYLPPHSISILPDCRTVVFNTQTIVSQHNARNFVRSKVANNLKWKKSQEPIPSIVQVPINSKTPLELYNLLKDVSDYAWYTTTLRLSRRDLPMKATIKPVLRIANLGHAMLVFVNGKYVGSGHGSHDEKSFIFQKTVSFTEGVNEIGLFAMTVGLPDSGAYMEHRYAGPREIIVLGLNTGTLDLSQNGWGHHIGLNGEKVKLFTEEGSKQVQWSNTKGAAQALTWYKTYFDAPEGRDPVAIRMTGMGKGMIWVNGQSIGRHWMSFLSPLGQPTQSEYHIPRSFIKPKQNFLVVLEEEPMKPDDIEILTVNRDTICSFITEYHPPNVKSWERKNSHFRPVLDVVRTSTELKCPNYKKIVAVEFASFGDPTGVCGSYVLGNCNSPVSKEIVEQHCLGKSSCVVPIDDKLFFKKNDACPDIKKTLAAQVKCAY